CTTCCGTCTTCGTCCCGCGCCTTGATGTCGGCCCCTGCGTCGATCAGGGCTTGCACGTTCTCCGGTTTGCCGGCAAACGCCGCCTCGTGCAGCGGTGTCTCTCCGCATTTGTTCCGCGCCCCGATGTTGGCCCCTGCGTCGATCAGGGCCTGCACGCTCTCCGCTGCGCCGTAACGCGCCGCCAAGAGCAGCGGTGTCGATCCGACTTTGGTCCGCGCCGCGATATCGGCCCCTGCGTCGATCAGGGCCTGCACGCTCTCCGCCGTGCCGTAACGCGCCGCCAAGAGCAGCGGCGTCCATTCGTCTTCGGTCCGCGCTTCGATATTGGCCCCTGCGTCGATCAGGGCCTGCACGCTCTCCGCTGCGCCGTAATGCGACGCCAAGAGCAGCGGTGTCGATCCGACTTTGGTCCGCGCTTCGATGTTGGCCCCTGCGTCGATCAGGGCCTGCACGCTCTCCGCCGTGCCGTAACGCGCCGCCAAGAGCAGCGGTGTCCATTCGTCTTCGGTCCGCGCTTCGATGTTGGCCCCTGCGTCGATCAGGGCCTGCACGCTCTCCGCTGTGCCGTAACGCGCCGCCCCGTGCAGCGGTGTCCATTCGTGTATGTTCCGCGCCTTGATGTTGGCCCCTGCGTCGATCAGGGCCTGCACGCTCTCCGCTGTGCCGTAACGCGCCGCCCCGTGCAGCGGTGTCCATTCGTGTACGTTCTGCGCCTCGATGNNNNNNNNNNNNNNNNNNNNGCCTTGATCTCAGCCCCTGCGTCGATCAGGGCCTGCACGGTCTCCGCTGTGCCGCCAATCGCCGCCCAGTGCAGCGGTGTCGATCCGCCTTTGGCCCGCGCCTTGATGTCGGCCCCTGCGTCGATCAGGGCCTGCACGGTCTCCGCTGTGCTGCCAATCGCCGCCAGGTAAAGCGGTGTCGATCCGCCTTTGGTCCGCGCCTCAATCTCAGCCCCGGCGTCGATCAGAGCCTTCACGGTCTCCGCTGTGCCGAGACCCGCCGCCCGGTGCAGCGGTGTCATTCTGTCTTTGTCCTGCGCCTTGATCTCAGCCCCTGCGTCGATCAGGGCCTGCACGGTCTCCGCTGTGCCGCCAATCGCCGCCCAGTGCAGCGGTGTCGATCCGCCTTTGGCCCGCGCCTTGATGTCGGCCCCTGCGTCGATCAGGGCCTGCACGATCTCCGCTGTGCCGAGACCCGCCGCCCGGTGCAGCGGTGTCATTCTGTCTTTGTCCTGCGCCTTGATCTCAGCCCCTGCGTCGATCAGGGTCTGCACGCTCTCCGCTGTGCCGTAACGCGCCGCCACGTACAGCGGTGTCCATTCGTATCCGTCCCGCGCCGCGATATCGGCCCCTGCGTCGATCAGGGCCTCCATGGTCTCCGCTGTGCCACCACGCGCCGCCTCGTGCAGCGGTGTCGATCCGACGCCTTTGGTCCGTGCCTCGAATTTCCGCGTGTCCATAGCGTTTTCTCCCCTGGAAGAATGGCTATCGTTTCATGTTTTCCGATAGCGCATCGTGTGACGTCGCGCCACGCATTCCTGTGTCCGGTCCGCCGCGCTCGATGGACCGGACGTGGCGGCACGGGAAGTCCACCCTGGCGAAAACGTGGTTGTGTCGGACGTCGCCCGCTGGCACCGGAACGGAATGCCGGACCCGTCGGTCCCCCCTTATCGAATCGACGCCCGCCGGTCAGTCGAGACGCGCTTCTTTCAGTGTCCGGAACACGTCATGATTGCGCACCGCTTCGTTGTTTTCGGCAAGATCGGCAGCGAGCCTGCCGTCTTCGGTCCGCGCCCCGATGTCGGCCCCTGCATCGATCAGGGCCTGCACGGTCTCCGCTGTGCCTAAAGTCGCCGCCCAGTGCAGCGATGTCTCTCCGAGTTCGGTGCGCGCTTCGATGTCGGCCCCGGCGGCGATCAGGGCCTCCACGAGCTCCGCTGTACCGCCATGCGCCGCCCCGTGCAGAGGTGTGTAACCATTTTCGGCGCGCGCTTCAATGTCGGCCCCTGCGTCGATCAGGGCCTCAACGGTCTCCGCCCTGCCGCCAACCGCCGCGTAGTGCAGCGGTGTCAATCCGTTTTCGGCCCGCACGCCGATGTCTGCCCCTGCGTCGATCAGGGCCTCCACGCTCGCCGCTGTGCCTTCACGCGCCGCCCAGTGCAGCGGTGTCCATCCGTATTCGTCCTGCGCCCCGATATCGGCCCCGGCGGCGATGCAGCGTTCCACGGCCAGCAGGTCCGCGCCGGCCCAGAACGCCTCTTCCGTCCAGTTGCATCCGCAACGTTGTCGGCGCCAAGCCCAGACAAAACCAGCGCCCACCGCCAAAACTAAAACCATCAATACGAGGTCGAAAAAACTTGTCCTGGACGAACTCGTCCCAGACGCCTTTTCGAGTGTCTCGAACACGGCATGATTGCGCACCGCTTCGTTGTCTTCGGCAAGATCAGCGGCGGACCTGCCGTCTTCGTCCCGCGCCCCGATATCGGCCCCGGCGGCGATCAGGGCCTCCACGCTCTCCGCTGCGCCGCAACACACCGCCAGGTGCAGCGGTGTCCATCCGTGTTCGGTCCGCGCCTCGATGTCGGCCCCGGCGGCGATCAGGGCTTCCACGGTCTCCGCTGTGCCGACAGCCGTCGCCAAGTGCAGCGGTGTCCCTCCGTTTCCGCTCCGCGCATGAATGTCGGCCCCGGCGGCGATCAGGGCCTGCACGGTCTCCACTGTGCCGAAACCCGCCGCCCGGTGCAGCGGTGTCAATCCGAATTCGTTGTCCTGCGCGCCGATGTTGGCCCCGGCGGCGATGCAGCGTTCCACGGTCGGCAGGTCCGCGCCGCCCCAGAACGCCGGTTCCGTCCAGTTGCATCCGACGACCTGCGCCCCAGCCTGACCGGTCAGCATCAGCGTTGCCAGGATTGCGCCCGCAATTCCGTGGCGGGTCCTGCCACGCACATCCCGTGTTCCGGTGCCGGTCATTCTCTCGTCTCCTCATGTCGATCCGAAGGGTTCGGTGGGCTGACGTTCCCGCGCACTTGAACAGCCCGAACGTCAGAACCCAGTTTCGACAGTCAGGCGCTACCGCTGCAATGTAGGGGACGGGGGATGCAGCGGGCAAGCGCTGCGCCCGATGTGCGCCAGAGGGGCGGCAGAGTTCTCACGGCCCATGGGCGGTGCGCAACCGGTGGCGCGCCCGCCATCGTCGGTTCGTCGTGGTGTGCGCCCGGCTTGGTCGCCAACAGCGACGGGCACAAGGGTCGTCCCGGTGCCAGCCACCCCGGCGCCTCCGAGTTCGCCGCTTATGGCGGGCTGACCTGCCTGCTCGCGCCCGAGCTGACGCGCGACGCTGTCTTCGATTGCCTGCGCGCACGACGGCATTTCGCGACGACGGGCAGCCGGATGCATCTCGACGTCGGACTGCGATGTGAGTCCGGCATGAAGGTCTGGTCGTCCGATCCGGCGGTGGACGACGGCGCGACGGCTGCGACGGCGGAGCGTGCCGTGATGGGCGCAATCGTCGGGTGCTCTGGCGATGCGAGACTGTCGTTTTCGATCGAGGCGGCATCGCCCATCGAAAAGGTGGAGGTGCGCAACGGTCCCGAGGTCGTCGCCACGCTCCGGCCCTACGGCCCGGACGATCTCGGCAATCGTCTTCTCGTTCGCATGAGCGGCGCCGAGCGGCGGGGCAAAGGCTCCCGTTCGCGCTGGCAGGGCGAAGCCCGCGTCGATGGCGCGGCGATCACGGCGTTTCAGCCGGTCTGTGCCTGGAACCCGGAACTGCCGTGCGCTCCGGACGGCGATACCCGGATCGTCTTTGCCGCGCGGACAGCGGGCAACATGATGGGCTTCGACCTCACGCTCGATCACGCCGCCGCCGCGCGGCTGACGGTCGACACCGGCAACGGCGTTGTCGGTCTCGCCGTGGCCGATCTGGGCCTGGACGAACATGTCTCCGAGCTCGGCGGCATCGAACGACGCCTGCGGATCGTGCGTGCGCCCGACGTCAATTCCCATCTTTCCTTCCGGGGCCATGTCGCGGTGCCGCTTGAAGCCGGGCGCGACAACCCAATCTGGATCTGCGTGACCACCGAGGACGGACACCAAGCCTGGAGCAGCCCGATCCATGCCATCGACGGCTGATCGTGCGAATGTTCCCCGGGCTCCGGTGCGGACCGTTCGTCATACGGAACCACAACGTGGTTCCGTATGACGACGTGAATCCCCTCTGGCCCCAGGATATGAACGACGAGGATCGACCATGACCGAGGCGCTCGACGCCCAGGGGCCCAATCGTGAGCAGATCGCGTACTGGAACGGCGACACCGGCGACAAATGGGTCGAAGCCCAGGAACGGCTCGATCCGGTTCTGGAGATCTTCAGCGATGCCGCCATGGATGCGGTCGGCGTGGGGCCCGGCGAACGTGTCATCGACATCGGCTGCGGTTGCGGGGCGACGACGCTGTCTCTGGCCCGGCGGGTCGGTCCGATCGGCTCGGTTATGGGTGTCGACATCTCGACCCGGATGCTGCAGCGCGCGGCCGAACGTGCCGACGCAGCGGGCCTCCGGAACACCGGGTTCGTCAACGCCGATGCGTCGACCTGTCTGTTCGAAGAGGGTGCTGCCGACCTCCTGTTCTCGCGTTTCGGTGTGATGTTCTTCCCGGATCCCGCACCGGCCTTCGCGAACATGCGCAAGGGCCTGAAGCCCGGCGGCAGGCTGGGTTTTGTCTGCTGGGCGCCGCTGGCAAGGAACGAATGGGTGACGATGCCGCGCGACATCGCCCTGCGCCACGTGCCGCCGCCCGAACCGGTGGACCCGCATGCGCCGGGGCCTTTCGCCTTCGCCGACCCCGACCGGGTACGCGGTATTCTGGACGACGCCGGCTTCAGCAAGATCGAGGTCACGGCCCATGACACGACCATGCGGCAGCCGGGCACGATCGACGAGGTGACCCGTTTCGTCACGCACTTCGGGCCGGCCTCGCGTCTGCTCAACGATGTCGATGAGGCGACCCGGACGGCCGTCGAGGATGATGTGCGCGTCGCGATCGCCAGCCTGCACGACGGCAGCGGTGTCGATCTTGAGGCCGCGATGTGGATCGTGACGGCGCGGGCCTGAGGTCAGACGCCGCCGGCAAGCGCGGCGAGAGCTTCGCCGCGCAGCAGCATGGGGGTCGGCCCCGTTCCTCGTGCAGCCGGGCTTTTCGCAGACCCCGGATGCGTTGTCGCCGGATGCGTCGTCGTTGGTGCGGTCAACCTCGGGCTTGAGGCAGGCCATGCCACGCGTCCGGGCGAGGGCCGAACATCGCCTCGCGGAAACCGTCGACGGTGGTGGCAAGCCCGTCATGTGCACCGACATGGTCTTCCGGTGCCGCGACGAAACAAGGGACGGTTTCGACATCGCGGGGCCTGGCGGTCCGGACGGTCAGCGACGTCATGACGCGGGCCGCAATGATGCGGGTCTCACTGTTCGGTCAGCTTGAACTCGATACGCCGGTTGCGCCCGTTGTTCCCGGCGTCGATCGGCTGGAACTCGCCGAAGCCGGTGGCGGCAAGACGATTCCCGGGCACGCCCTGAGCGGCCAGATAGCGCACAACCGAGGTCGCGCGTGCGGTCGAGAGTTCCCAGTTGGTCGGGAACCGGGCCGTCGAGATCGGCACGCTGTCGGTATGGCCGTCGACGCGGAGGATCCAGCCGACATCGGACGGGATGTCGGCGGCGAGTTCGGCGATCAGGGCCGCGATCGTGTCGAGTTCGCGCCTGCCCTGGTCGGAGATCTCGGCGCTGCCGCTTGCGAACAGGAGCTCCGACTGAAGGACGAAGCGGTCGCCGACAATGACGACATCGTCCCGGTCGCCGAGCACCTCGAGGAGCTTTTCGAAGAACTCGCTGCGGTAGCGGGAGAGTTCCTGGACCCTGGCGGCGAGCGCGGCGTTGAGGCGCGATCCCAGATCGGCGATCTGCACCTGATCGGCCTCGGCCTGGGCTTCGGCCGCATCCAGCAGTTCGTTCAGGGCCGCGATCTGGCTGCGCAGGGCATCGAGCTGCTGGTTGAGCAGGTCGATCTGATTGAGGCGTCGGTCGGCGGAGGCCCGGGCGGCAGCTCGCTCGTCCTCGGTCATGGTGACGGCTCGGGCGAGTTCCGTGAGCCTGATGTCCCGGTCCTCGATCTCGCGCTGGGCCAGGAGCGTGCGTTCGGCTTGCGTCGAAAGCTCAGCCTCGAGTGCCATGGAGCGGTCGCGCTCGGTGGCGATCCCGGCCAGAAGACCGTCGATCTGACTCAACGCGTCCGAGGTCTCGTCGCGCGCGCTTTCGAGTTCTGCTTCGGTGCGAGCCTGTGCCTCCTCCGAGGAACGCAGCAGGATGGCCAGGCGCTCCAGTTCGTCGCGCTGCCGCAGGCGTTCGGCCTCCAGTTCATCGCGGTTTGCCATGGCCTCGGCAAGCGCGGCCTCGGTGGCCCGCGCTTCCTCGATCACCAGAATCATGCGGCCGACTTCGGCTTCCAGGTTCTCGCGAACGGCGTTCAGGGCATCAATGTCGCGCTGGAGGCTGGCGATTTCGGCAAGCTTGAGCGAGAGCGTGTCTTTGGTGACGGCGACGTCCTCGAGCGCGCGGTCGAGGTCGGCTTCCAGCAGGTCGAGCCGGGCCAGAAGGCCGTCGCGTTCGGCGCTGAGCAGGGCCAGCGCCTGCTCGGCATCGTCGCGGGTGCCGGTCGAACGCTGCAGCGCGGCTGAGAGCTGGGCGAGCTCGAGGCGCATGCCGGCGTTGGTGTCGCGTTCGAGCGCCAGCATGTCGGCCAGTTCCGCAACCCGGCTTTTGAGTTGTGCGAGTGCCTCGTCGCGGCCGGACAGGGCGATGCCCTGGAAGAACTGGGCGAGCATGAAGACGACCAGCGCAAAGATGAGCACGACGAGAAGCGTCGAGAGTGCATCGACGAAGCCCGCCCAGGTGTCGGCGCCACCCGCCGCCCGCCGGGTCCGGATCGCCATGATCTAGGTCCCGCGTCCGGGCTCGCGTGTGGCCGCGATCGTGCGCGCCAGGAGCTTGATCTCCGATCGGAGTTCGTCGGCGAGCTGACCGCGGCCGGCAACCGTCTCCTCAAGAAGGCGCGTCATGACGACATCAAGGTTGCGCAGATGGGCGCGGCTCGCCTCATCCATTCCGCCGGTTCCCTGCGTGGCAGCCAGCCGCTCGATCAGCGGCTTGAGGTCGGACTGGCCCTCGACGAGCTTGAGGAGGAGTTGCTGCTCGGCGTGCATCTGGTCGGTCAGTGTCGCCAGCCGGTCGGTCAGGGCGGCCATCTGCTGGTCGGCACCGCGCCGCATCTCCTCGTTGCGCGCGAGCGTGCGCTGCAGGCGGTCGAGGCTGTCGGCAGTCTGCTCCAGGAGCGCGCTGACATAGGCCGGGACCGACTGCTCGCCTTCGATCGAGAGGCCGCCTCCGGAATGAAGCCGCGTGACCGAAGACAGCCATTCCTCAAGCTCGTTGTAGAAACGGTTCTGCGCCTGGCTCGATTGCAGGTCGAGAAACCCGAGCACGAGCGAGCCGGCGAGGCCGAAGAGCGAGGAACTGAACGCGGTCCCCATGCCGGAGAGGGGGGCGGCAAGGCCATCCTTCAGCGTGTCGAACAGGCTGACGACATCCTGGCCCTCGCCGACGTTGAGGCCATCGAGGGTGCCGCTGACCGCGCCGATCGTCTCGATCAGGCCCCAGAAGGTGCCGAGCAGGCCGAGGAAGATGAGCAGACCGATCAGGTAGCGCGAGATGTCACGCGCCTCATCCAGACGCGAGCCGATACTGTCGAGCATCGACCGCGTCGAGAGCGCCGACAGCCGCAGCTGGTCCTGCTGCCGGCGTTCGCCGAGCATTGCGGCCATGGGTGCGAGAAGACGGGGCGGTGCCGGCACCGGAGCGCCGGGCCGTGCCGCGCGGAAGCTCTCGATCCAGGCCACCTCGCGATAGAGCAGCTGGACCTGGCGGAAGATGTAGAGGATGCCGAGAAAGAGAACGCCGAGAATCAGCCCGTTCAGGGACGGGTTGGCGCGGAACGCCTCATGCAGCGTCGCGGCGATCATGGCACCGACCGCGGCGACCGCGACCAGAAACAGCGCCATCCGGATCAGGTAGGGATGAGGCCGCGTCATGGGGACTCGCCGGTTTTGCCGATCACGCCAGGCTTACCGGTTGACCGGAATGATATCGATCCGGTCCAATGGGCCGCCCTCGGCCTTGTCGCCCAGAGCGCGCACGTCGATACGGGTCGAGCGCACGTTGTTCTCGATCAGGAAGGCGCGAACGGCCAGGGCCCGGGAGAGCGCGAGCCGGCGGGCATCGCTGGCCGATGAATTCTCGCTGGAGGCGTAGGCGCGGAGCTGGAGCCGCCGATCCCGATTGGCATCAAGCTGACCCGCGAGGCCGCGCAGCATATCCTCGTCGGCATCCGTCAGGGCGTTGCTGTCGGCCTCGAACAGGATCGTCATGTCCCCGGTCGTGGCGTCCGGATCGACCGGCTCCGCAAGCAGCGCCTCGATTTCGTCGAACGTATCGGAGTCGGATGACATGGTATCGGCCATGGGCTCGGGCAACGACGGTGCGGGGCCCAGGGAATCGAGCACCTCCAGGTTGACCCCGACAGAAGGCTGGGCCGTCTGGGCGGAGGCGGGCTGGATTAGGCACAGGGTAATTGCAAGGCACAGGGCAGCCGACAGAGTTGCTGAACGGCAAAATGCCGGACTGCAACATGCTGCCCAGACCGGCCTGAATCGGTTCAGCGAATCGGATTCGCGTCGTTTCATCGGTTTCCCCGCGCGTTTCGGGGCATCATAGACAACCGCAACCGTGCAAACAATGTGCCTGTCTCATGCGACAGCCGGGATCA
The sequence above is a segment of the Rhodospirillales bacterium genome. Coding sequences within it:
- a CDS encoding ankyrin repeat domain-containing protein, whose translation is IEAQNVHEWTPLHGAARYGTAESVQALIDAGANIKARNIHEWTPLHGAARYGTAESVQALIDAGANIEARTEDEWTPLLLAARYGTAESVQALIDAGANIEARTKVGSTPLLLASHYGAAESVQALIDAGANIEARTEDEWTPLLLAARYGTAESVQALIDAGADIAARTKVGSTPLLLAARYGAAESVQALIDAGANIGARNKCGETPLHEAAFAGKPENVQALIDAGADIKARDEDGRTPLHEAARRGTAESVQALIDAGADIGARTEDGKLAADLAENNEAVRNHDVFRKLNEARLD
- a CDS encoding ankyrin repeat domain-containing protein — translated: MDTRKFEARTKGVGSTPLHEAARGGTAETMEALIDAGADIAARDGYEWTPLYVAARYGTAESVQTLIDAGAEIKAQDKDRMTPLHRAAGLGTAEIVQALIDAGADIKARAKGGSTPLHWAAIGGTAETVQALIDAGAEIKAQDKDRMTPLHRAAGLGTAETVKALIDAGAEIEARTKGGSTPLYLAAIGSTAETVQALIDAGADIKARAKGGSTPLHWAAIGGTAETVQALIDAGAEIKA
- a CDS encoding ankyrin repeat domain-containing protein, whose protein sequence is MTGTGTRDVRGRTRHGIAGAILATLMLTGQAGAQVVGCNWTEPAFWGGADLPTVERCIAAGANIGAQDNEFGLTPLHRAAGFGTVETVQALIAAGADIHARSGNGGTPLHLATAVGTAETVEALIAAGADIEARTEHGWTPLHLAVCCGAAESVEALIAAGADIGARDEDGRSAADLAEDNEAVRNHAVFETLEKASGTSSSRTSFFDLVLMVLVLAVGAGFVWAWRRQRCGCNWTEEAFWAGADLLAVERCIAAGADIGAQDEYGWTPLHWAAREGTAASVEALIDAGADIGVRAENGLTPLHYAAVGGRAETVEALIDAGADIEARAENGYTPLHGAAHGGTAELVEALIAAGADIEARTELGETSLHWAATLGTAETVQALIDAGADIGARTEDGRLAADLAENNEAVRNHDVFRTLKEARLD
- a CDS encoding DUF3604 domain-containing protein translates to MQRASAAPDVRQRGGRVLTAHGRCATGGAPAIVGSSWCAPGLVANSDGHKGRPGASHPGASEFAAYGGLTCLLAPELTRDAVFDCLRARRHFATTGSRMHLDVGLRCESGMKVWSSDPAVDDGATAATAERAVMGAIVGCSGDARLSFSIEAASPIEKVEVRNGPEVVATLRPYGPDDLGNRLLVRMSGAERRGKGSRSRWQGEARVDGAAITAFQPVCAWNPELPCAPDGDTRIVFAARTAGNMMGFDLTLDHAAAARLTVDTGNGVVGLAVADLGLDEHVSELGGIERRLRIVRAPDVNSHLSFRGHVAVPLEAGRDNPIWICVTTEDGHQAWSSPIHAIDG
- a CDS encoding methyltransferase domain-containing protein yields the protein MTEALDAQGPNREQIAYWNGDTGDKWVEAQERLDPVLEIFSDAAMDAVGVGPGERVIDIGCGCGATTLSLARRVGPIGSVMGVDISTRMLQRAAERADAAGLRNTGFVNADASTCLFEEGAADLLFSRFGVMFFPDPAPAFANMRKGLKPGGRLGFVCWAPLARNEWVTMPRDIALRHVPPPEPVDPHAPGPFAFADPDRVRGILDDAGFSKIEVTAHDTTMRQPGTIDEVTRFVTHFGPASRLLNDVDEATRTAVEDDVRVAIASLHDGSGVDLEAAMWIVTARA
- a CDS encoding OmpA family protein, translating into MAIRTRRAAGGADTWAGFVDALSTLLVVLIFALVVFMLAQFFQGIALSGRDEALAQLKSRVAELADMLALERDTNAGMRLELAQLSAALQRSTGTRDDAEQALALLSAERDGLLARLDLLEADLDRALEDVAVTKDTLSLKLAEIASLQRDIDALNAVRENLEAEVGRMILVIEEARATEAALAEAMANRDELEAERLRQRDELERLAILLRSSEEAQARTEAELESARDETSDALSQIDGLLAGIATERDRSMALEAELSTQAERTLLAQREIEDRDIRLTELARAVTMTEDERAAARASADRRLNQIDLLNQQLDALRSQIAALNELLDAAEAQAEADQVQIADLGSRLNAALAARVQELSRYRSEFFEKLLEVLGDRDDVVIVGDRFVLQSELLFASGSAEISDQGRRELDTIAALIAELAADIPSDVGWILRVDGHTDSVPISTARFPTNWELSTARATSVVRYLAAQGVPGNRLAATGFGEFQPIDAGNNGRNRRIEFKLTEQ
- a CDS encoding flagellar motor protein MotA, translating into MTRPHPYLIRMALFLVAVAAVGAMIAATLHEAFRANPSLNGLILGVLFLGILYIFRQVQLLYREVAWIESFRAARPGAPVPAPPRLLAPMAAMLGERRQQDQLRLSALSTRSMLDSIGSRLDEARDISRYLIGLLIFLGLLGTFWGLIETIGAVSGTLDGLNVGEGQDVVSLFDTLKDGLAAPLSGMGTAFSSSLFGLAGSLVLGFLDLQSSQAQNRFYNELEEWLSSVTRLHSGGGLSIEGEQSVPAYVSALLEQTADSLDRLQRTLARNEEMRRGADQQMAALTDRLATLTDQMHAEQQLLLKLVEGQSDLKPLIERLAATQGTGGMDEASRAHLRNLDVVMTRLLEETVAGRGQLADELRSEIKLLARTIAATREPGRGT
- a CDS encoding OmpA family protein, with the protein product MLDSLGPAPSLPEPMADTMSSDSDTFDEIEALLAEPVDPDATTGDMTILFEADSNALTDADEDMLRGLAGQLDANRDRRLQLRAYASSENSSASDARRLALSRALAVRAFLIENNVRSTRIDVRALGDKAEGGPLDRIDIIPVNR